One segment of Streptomyces sp. NBC_00576 DNA contains the following:
- a CDS encoding class I SAM-dependent methyltransferase has translation MTDEQERVQPSGVWATAVGVARVRALESERENALFRDPLAQAFATAGGLEPSSPPLTGDEAARRRRMGVAFSIVIRTKFLDDLLQEASASGVRQVVLLGAGMDSRAFRMDWPEGTRLFEVDTAAPLEFKASVLRQERAVARCERVTVAVDLREDWPGALAAAGHDPAMPTVWIAEGLLIYLPEDAVELLLARISAQSAAGSRMGLTLGSRGVIERFGVDAVPGSAASMWVSEMPDDPVGWLAGHGWEAGSHTLRERAAAYGRPISTPPQREEQPGGLISAVRR, from the coding sequence GTGACTGATGAGCAGGAGCGGGTGCAGCCGTCGGGAGTGTGGGCCACGGCGGTGGGGGTGGCCAGGGTGCGGGCGCTGGAGAGCGAGCGGGAGAACGCGCTGTTCCGCGACCCACTGGCACAGGCCTTCGCCACCGCCGGCGGCCTGGAGCCCTCCTCGCCGCCGCTGACGGGTGACGAGGCCGCGCGACGCCGCCGGATGGGCGTGGCGTTCTCCATCGTCATCAGGACGAAGTTCCTCGACGACCTGTTGCAGGAGGCCTCCGCGTCCGGGGTCCGGCAGGTCGTGCTGCTCGGTGCCGGCATGGACAGCAGAGCCTTCCGGATGGACTGGCCCGAGGGCACCCGGCTGTTCGAGGTCGACACCGCCGCCCCACTGGAGTTCAAGGCTTCGGTGCTGCGCCAGGAGCGGGCCGTCGCACGCTGCGAGCGGGTCACCGTCGCGGTGGATCTGCGTGAGGACTGGCCCGGCGCGCTGGCCGCCGCAGGACACGACCCGGCGATGCCGACCGTGTGGATCGCCGAAGGACTGCTGATCTATTTGCCCGAGGATGCGGTGGAGCTGCTGCTGGCCCGGATCAGCGCGCAGTCGGCGGCAGGCAGTCGGATGGGGCTGACGTTGGGATCGCGCGGCGTGATCGAGCGCTTCGGCGTGGACGCCGTGCCGGGATCGGCGGCGTCCATGTGGGTCTCGGAGATGCCCGACGACCCGGTGGGCTGGCTGGCCGGGCACGGCTGGGAGGCCGGCAGCCACACCCTGCGCGAGCGCGCTGCCGCCTACGGCCGCCCGATCAGCACCCCGCCGCAGCGCGAGGAGCAGCCCGGGGGACTGATCTCGGCGGTCCGCCGGTAG
- a CDS encoding alpha/beta fold hydrolase, producing the protein MNDSQEVRGDVVTSYKNAQTRTITAGGVTFSYRELGPRSGVPVVFLNHLYGVLDNWDPRVVDGIAAKRRVITFDNRGVGTSTGSPPRTIQEMAKDAVTFIRALGLERVDIHGFSMGGMIAQVIVQTDPQLVRKLILSGTGPAGGEGIKNVTVLSHLDTARALLTFQDPKQFLFFTRTAGGRRAGKEFLARLKERTVDRDKAMSPIAYNNQLKAIHRWGLEKPQDLSVVRQPVLVANGDADRMVPSKNSADLARRLPNAELVIYPDAGHGGIFQFHQQFVETALEFLER; encoded by the coding sequence GTGAACGACTCACAGGAAGTACGAGGCGACGTCGTGACGTCGTACAAGAACGCGCAGACCCGCACCATCACCGCCGGGGGAGTGACTTTCTCCTACCGTGAGCTCGGTCCCCGGTCCGGTGTCCCGGTGGTCTTTCTCAACCATCTCTACGGGGTCCTGGACAACTGGGACCCGCGGGTCGTCGACGGCATCGCCGCCAAGCGCCGGGTCATCACGTTCGACAACAGAGGTGTCGGCACTTCCACCGGTTCGCCCCCGCGCACCATCCAGGAGATGGCGAAGGATGCCGTCACCTTCATCCGGGCTCTCGGGCTGGAGCGCGTCGACATCCACGGCTTCTCGATGGGCGGCATGATCGCCCAGGTGATCGTGCAGACCGACCCGCAGCTCGTCCGCAAGCTGATCCTCAGCGGCACCGGTCCTGCGGGTGGCGAGGGCATCAAGAACGTGACGGTGCTGTCCCACCTCGACACCGCCCGGGCCCTGCTCACCTTCCAGGACCCGAAGCAGTTCCTCTTCTTCACCCGCACCGCGGGCGGGCGTCGGGCCGGCAAGGAGTTCCTGGCCCGCCTGAAGGAGCGGACTGTCGACCGGGACAAGGCGATGTCCCCCATTGCGTACAACAACCAGCTCAAGGCCATTCACCGCTGGGGCCTGGAGAAGCCACAGGATCTCTCAGTCGTCCGCCAGCCCGTGCTCGTCGCAAACGGTGACGCCGACAGGATGGTCCCGTCGAAGAACTCTGCCGACCTGGCGCGACGACTGCCGAACGCCGAGTTGGTGATCTACCCCGACGCCGGGCACGGTGGCATCTTCCAGTTCCACCAGCAGTTCGTGGAGACTGCTCTCGAGTTTCTCGAACGGTAG
- a CDS encoding TetR/AcrR family transcriptional regulator, with protein sequence MVRYAKEHKQVTRQRIIEKAGHRFKQDGIDGSGISTLMSDAGLTNGAFYAHFASKDDLVAHVVADELRTQVAKYDTLRPGRAGLEDLIREYLSPKHRDHPGLGCPSAALLDEIGRCDDGTKQAYTDGTRNVVDEIAARLTPEDPKSARGKAIGLFTMMVGTLQLSRALSEGKFADEVLEQGIENGLAFMR encoded by the coding sequence GTGGTGCGTTACGCCAAGGAGCACAAGCAGGTGACGCGGCAGCGCATCATCGAGAAGGCCGGCCACCGGTTCAAGCAGGACGGCATAGACGGCTCGGGCATCTCCACGCTGATGTCGGATGCAGGGCTCACCAATGGAGCCTTCTACGCCCACTTCGCCTCCAAGGACGACCTGGTCGCCCATGTCGTGGCCGACGAACTGCGCACGCAGGTCGCGAAGTACGACACCCTGCGGCCCGGCCGCGCGGGACTCGAGGACCTCATTCGCGAGTATCTGTCGCCCAAACATCGGGACCACCCCGGCCTCGGATGCCCTTCCGCCGCCCTGCTCGACGAGATCGGCCGCTGCGACGACGGGACCAAGCAGGCCTACACCGACGGCACGCGGAACGTCGTGGACGAGATCGCCGCCCGCTTGACGCCTGAGGATCCCAAGTCGGCTCGAGGTAAGGCCATCGGGCTCTTCACCATGATGGTGGGGACATTGCAACTGTCCCGCGCCCTCTCGGAGGGAAAGTTCGCCGATGAGGTCCTTGAGCAGGGAATCGAGAACGGTCTCGCATTCATGAGGTGA
- a CDS encoding winged helix-turn-helix transcriptional regulator — MEWLETSTENCPVQRTLDVIGEKWTLLILRDAVNGVRRFDDFHRHLGLSEAVLSNRLRKLTTAGILKTAPYQEPGSRPRNEYRLTRKGWDLWPVLMALTQWGETYALGPEGPVLDIRHTDCDTPVRVVVECSTEHTTLTPAEVTARPGTGARPWT; from the coding sequence ATGGAGTGGCTTGAGACGAGCACGGAGAACTGCCCCGTCCAGCGCACGCTCGACGTGATCGGGGAGAAATGGACACTGCTGATCCTGCGTGACGCTGTCAACGGAGTCCGCCGCTTCGACGACTTCCACCGCCACCTCGGCCTCTCGGAAGCCGTCCTCAGCAACCGCCTCCGCAAGCTGACCACGGCCGGCATCCTCAAGACCGCCCCCTACCAGGAACCCGGCAGCCGCCCCCGCAACGAATACCGCCTGACCCGAAAAGGCTGGGACCTGTGGCCGGTCCTCATGGCACTCACCCAGTGGGGCGAAACGTACGCACTCGGCCCCGAAGGGCCGGTACTGGACATCCGCCACACCGATTGCGACACCCCGGTCCGCGTCGTCGTCGAATGCTCCACCGAACACACCACCCTCACCCCCGCGGAAGTCACCGCCCGCCCGGGAACAGGCGCCCGCCCATGGACGTGA
- a CDS encoding PaaI family thioesterase, whose product MGRTRTYQWEDPAILAEAAGRMAGIDFLRELQAGRLPGPPINYSVDFTLDEVEPGRAVFSLTPGEEHYNPIGSVHGGIFATLLDSAAGCAVQSVLPQGTAYTSLDLTVKFLRRITVETGTVRAIGTVVSKGRQTALAQAQLVDAKDRLLAHATSSCMLFPAPPSQG is encoded by the coding sequence GTGGGACGGACACGTACGTATCAATGGGAAGATCCCGCGATCCTGGCGGAGGCCGCCGGGCGCATGGCCGGTATCGACTTCCTGCGCGAGCTGCAGGCGGGGCGACTGCCGGGCCCGCCCATCAACTACTCCGTGGACTTCACCCTGGATGAGGTGGAGCCCGGGCGGGCGGTCTTCTCCCTGACGCCGGGGGAGGAGCACTACAACCCGATCGGCAGCGTGCACGGCGGAATCTTCGCCACCCTGCTCGACTCGGCGGCGGGGTGCGCAGTCCAGTCAGTCCTCCCGCAGGGCACGGCGTACACCTCGCTCGATCTGACGGTGAAGTTCCTGCGACGGATCACCGTGGAGACGGGCACGGTGCGCGCCATCGGCACGGTCGTCAGCAAGGGCCGCCAAACCGCCCTCGCCCAGGCCCAGTTGGTCGACGCCAAGGACCGCCTGCTCGCCCACGCCACCAGCAGCTGCATGCTCTTCCCGGCGCCGCCCTCCCAAGGTTGA
- a CDS encoding AMP-binding protein — MGTYEDVFRASTKDPESFWLKAAEGIDWDVTPRHALDSSGAPFYRWFPDGRLNVCFNALDRHVEAGRGEQPALVHDSPVTGTRRTYTYTQLRDEVAAFAGALAQLGVGHGDRVVIYMPMVPEAAVAMLACARIGAVHSVVFGGFAPRELALRIDDAAPKVVVSASCGIEGKRVIAYKPLLDRAIELAVHKPEKSVILQRPQEQAELGPDDLDWADLVAVAPPAACVPVPATDPLYILYTSGTTGKPKGVVRDCGGYAVALHWSMGAVYDVGPGETMFTGSDVGWVVGHSYIVYAPLLAGATTVLYEGKPVGTPDAGQFWRVAAEHRVKTMFTAPTAFRAIRKEDPKGTLTAEYDLTGLRHLFLAGERLDPETYHWASALLGIPVIDHWWQTETGWPIVANPVGIETAPLKPGSPTLPLPGWDVRVLDASGEPVPPGVDGAIVVKLPLPPGALPTLWQDDDRYVASYLSAYDGYYLTGDSGHIDDDGYVFVMGRTDDVINVAGHRLSTGSMEEALAAHPDVAECAVIGVADALKGQVPRGFVVLKAGVDREPGEVEAELVQLVRERIGAVASLKDVAVVAALPKTRSGKILRKTMRGIADGQDEPIPSTVDDAGVIEVLRPVLRRTGHTP, encoded by the coding sequence ATGGGAACGTACGAGGATGTCTTCCGCGCCAGTACCAAGGACCCGGAGAGCTTCTGGCTGAAGGCGGCCGAGGGCATCGACTGGGATGTCACTCCGCGACACGCCCTGGACTCCTCGGGCGCACCCTTCTATCGCTGGTTTCCCGACGGGCGGCTCAACGTCTGCTTCAACGCGCTCGACCGGCACGTCGAAGCCGGCCGCGGTGAACAGCCCGCGCTCGTCCACGACTCACCCGTGACCGGCACCCGGCGCACGTACACGTACACGCAGCTGAGGGACGAGGTGGCGGCCTTCGCCGGAGCACTCGCACAGCTCGGCGTGGGGCACGGCGACCGCGTGGTCATCTACATGCCGATGGTCCCCGAAGCCGCCGTCGCGATGCTGGCCTGCGCACGCATCGGCGCGGTCCACTCGGTCGTCTTCGGCGGGTTCGCCCCACGCGAACTCGCCCTCCGTATCGATGACGCGGCCCCCAAGGTGGTCGTCTCCGCCTCCTGCGGCATCGAGGGCAAGCGTGTCATCGCGTACAAGCCCCTGCTCGACCGGGCGATCGAACTCGCGGTCCACAAGCCGGAGAAGAGTGTGATCCTGCAACGCCCGCAGGAACAGGCGGAGTTGGGGCCCGACGATCTCGACTGGGCCGACCTGGTCGCCGTCGCACCCCCGGCCGCCTGCGTTCCCGTGCCCGCCACGGACCCCCTCTACATCCTCTACACGTCGGGAACGACCGGAAAACCCAAGGGAGTTGTGCGTGACTGCGGCGGCTACGCGGTCGCCTTGCACTGGTCGATGGGTGCCGTCTACGACGTTGGCCCGGGCGAGACAATGTTCACCGGCTCGGACGTCGGCTGGGTCGTCGGGCACTCGTACATCGTCTACGCGCCCCTGCTGGCCGGCGCCACGACGGTCCTGTACGAAGGCAAACCGGTCGGCACCCCGGACGCGGGCCAGTTCTGGCGCGTGGCCGCCGAGCACCGGGTCAAGACCATGTTCACGGCGCCCACCGCCTTCCGGGCCATCCGCAAGGAGGACCCAAAGGGAACGCTCACCGCGGAGTACGACCTGACCGGCCTGCGCCATCTCTTCCTCGCCGGCGAGCGCCTCGACCCCGAGACCTATCACTGGGCGAGCGCTCTGCTGGGCATCCCGGTGATCGACCACTGGTGGCAGACCGAGACCGGCTGGCCCATCGTCGCCAACCCCGTGGGCATCGAGACGGCCCCCCTCAAGCCCGGGTCTCCCACCCTCCCGCTGCCGGGATGGGACGTACGCGTCCTCGACGCCTCGGGCGAGCCGGTGCCCCCTGGCGTCGACGGTGCGATCGTCGTGAAGCTGCCCCTGCCCCCCGGCGCACTCCCCACTCTCTGGCAGGACGACGACCGCTACGTCGCCTCATATCTCTCCGCCTACGACGGCTACTACCTCACCGGCGACAGCGGCCACATCGACGACGACGGCTACGTCTTCGTCATGGGCCGCACCGACGACGTCATCAATGTCGCCGGACACCGGCTGTCCACCGGCAGCATGGAAGAGGCCCTGGCCGCCCATCCCGACGTGGCCGAATGCGCGGTCATCGGCGTCGCCGACGCGCTGAAGGGGCAGGTACCGCGCGGCTTCGTCGTCCTGAAGGCCGGCGTCGACCGCGAACCGGGCGAGGTCGAGGCCGAACTTGTCCAGCTCGTACGCGAACGCATCGGCGCCGTCGCCTCCCTCAAGGACGTCGCGGTCGTGGCCGCTCTGCCCAAGACCCGCTCGGGAAAGATCCTGCGCAAGACGATGCGCGGCATCGCGGACGGCCAGGACGAACCCATCCCCTCCACGGTGGACGACGCCGGCGTCATCGAGGTCCTGCGCCCTGTGCTCCGCCGTACTGGTCACACGCCGTGA
- a CDS encoding alpha/beta hydrolase, producing MRCGHLKILTQGAERLHELIGGHGVAVTGGAGPLLRLVSVPAAFVPGWLGSISSPEISIANADLTGLPPRIVYYGEYETLSDDGAQLGRRLADFKVTSEVHSMPEGQHSFVLGAGRVPEVDQAIGQMGQWLRKHLGA from the coding sequence TTGAGGTGTGGGCACCTCAAGATCCTGACACAGGGCGCGGAGCGCCTCCACGAGCTTATCGGCGGCCACGGCGTCGCTGTCACGGGCGGCGCAGGCCCACTCCTGCGACTGGTTTCCGTACCTGCGGCGTTCGTTCCCGGGTGGCTCGGGAGCATCAGCTCGCCCGAGATCAGCATCGCGAACGCCGACCTGACCGGACTGCCGCCCAGGATCGTCTACTACGGCGAGTACGAGACCCTCTCGGACGACGGCGCGCAGCTCGGACGCCGCCTCGCGGACTTCAAGGTCACCTCCGAGGTCCACTCGATGCCCGAGGGGCAGCACTCGTTCGTCCTGGGCGCGGGGCGCGTCCCCGAGGTGGACCAGGCCATCGGGCAGATGGGCCAGTGGCTCCGCAAGCACCTCGGCGCGTAA
- a CDS encoding IS110 family transposase has protein sequence MILIGDDWAEDHHDVEVQDATGRKLAAARLPEGVEGITKLHELIARHGGDDLDATDVIVGIETDRGPWVQALLASGYQVYALNPRQAARFKERYGTSGAKSDKGDAHALADMVRIDRDQLRPVAGDSEQAQAVKVVARAHQTLIWERTRTFQRLRNTLREYFPAALNAYADLELTSPDALELLIKAPTPAAAAKLTCAQITVVLARYRRHNRSAKAATIQTAMREQHLGLPEPVTAAYAATATAHAKLLVALNEQITELEAQVKAHFLAHPDAEIYLSMPGIGVITGARVLAEFGDDPARYASAKARKNYAGTSPVTRASGKSHTVQARYIRNNRLADALQRQAFSALRASPGARHYYDKQRAREAGYNPALRQVGNRLVGILHGCLKTRTFYDEATAWSHHAHPEPHAA, from the coding sequence TTGATTCTCATCGGCGACGACTGGGCCGAGGACCACCACGATGTCGAGGTCCAGGACGCGACCGGCCGCAAACTGGCCGCCGCGAGACTGCCCGAGGGCGTGGAGGGCATCACCAAGCTTCACGAACTCATCGCGAGGCACGGCGGCGACGACCTCGATGCCACCGATGTGATCGTCGGCATCGAGACCGACCGCGGCCCCTGGGTACAGGCCCTGCTCGCCTCCGGCTACCAGGTCTACGCCCTCAACCCCCGGCAGGCCGCGCGGTTCAAGGAGCGGTACGGCACCTCCGGCGCCAAGAGCGACAAGGGTGACGCGCATGCGCTGGCCGACATGGTCCGCATCGACCGCGACCAGCTGCGGCCGGTCGCCGGGGACAGCGAACAGGCCCAGGCCGTCAAGGTCGTCGCCCGCGCCCACCAGACCCTCATCTGGGAACGCACCCGTACCTTCCAGCGGCTGCGCAACACGCTGCGCGAGTACTTTCCCGCCGCCCTGAACGCTTACGCGGACCTGGAACTGACCAGCCCGGACGCACTGGAGCTACTGATCAAGGCGCCTACACCCGCCGCAGCGGCGAAGCTGACCTGCGCGCAGATCACCGTCGTCCTGGCCCGCTACCGCCGACACAACCGGAGCGCCAAGGCCGCCACGATCCAGACCGCGATGCGCGAGCAGCACCTCGGCCTGCCTGAGCCGGTGACCGCGGCCTACGCGGCCACCGCCACCGCCCACGCGAAGCTGCTGGTCGCCCTGAACGAGCAGATAACCGAGCTGGAAGCGCAGGTGAAGGCGCATTTTCTCGCGCACCCGGACGCTGAGATCTACCTCTCGATGCCCGGCATCGGGGTGATCACCGGCGCGCGGGTGCTCGCCGAGTTCGGGGACGACCCCGCCCGCTACGCGTCCGCCAAGGCACGCAAGAACTACGCCGGCACCAGCCCCGTCACCCGCGCCTCCGGCAAGAGCCACACCGTCCAGGCCCGCTACATCCGCAACAACCGGCTCGCCGACGCCCTCCAGCGTCAGGCGTTCTCCGCCCTGCGCGCCTCACCCGGCGCCCGCCACTACTACGACAAGCAGCGCGCCCGCGAGGCCGGCTACAACCCCGCCCTACGCCAGGTCGGCAACCGCCTCGTCGGCATCCTCCACGGCTGCCTCAAGACCCGAACCTTCTACGACGAAGCGACCGCCTGGTCGCACCACGCACACCCCGAACCCCATGCAGCTTGA
- a CDS encoding enoyl-CoA hydratase/isomerase family protein yields MGCLTTGMVAAIDRVLAAWEHIPLSAVVIASTSAKAFCAGGDIRTIREHSLAGDAEASERFFASEYRLNARIAEYPVPVVSLIDGLCMGGGLGLSVHGSFRVVTERAVLAMPETGIGFFPDVGASYFLPRLPGAIGMYLGLTGHRLDAADALYTGLATHFVPADGLDAVGDALADSPDDPVDVVLNRLAGHSPVAESGLAEVRGDVDRAFGAPSLGEIEKRLRRLDTPWAASALAALEAASPQSLEITHALLARGRQHTLRECLGTELALTRTTVRTPDFLEGVRAALVDKDRTPNWQRASLGGRTPPV; encoded by the coding sequence ATGGGGTGTCTGACCACAGGGATGGTCGCCGCCATCGACCGTGTGCTCGCCGCGTGGGAGCACATACCGTTGTCCGCCGTGGTGATCGCCAGCACCAGCGCGAAGGCGTTCTGCGCAGGTGGAGACATCCGCACGATCCGTGAGCACAGCCTCGCCGGGGACGCCGAGGCCAGCGAGCGGTTCTTCGCCTCCGAGTACCGGCTCAACGCCCGGATCGCCGAGTATCCCGTCCCGGTCGTGTCGCTCATCGACGGCCTGTGCATGGGCGGCGGCCTCGGTCTGTCCGTCCACGGCAGCTTCCGCGTCGTCACCGAGCGCGCGGTGCTGGCGATGCCCGAGACCGGGATCGGGTTCTTCCCGGACGTCGGAGCCAGCTACTTCCTGCCGAGGCTGCCCGGCGCGATCGGCATGTACCTGGGACTGACCGGGCACAGGCTGGACGCAGCCGACGCCCTGTACACGGGGCTGGCCACGCACTTCGTCCCCGCGGACGGGCTCGATGCGGTCGGGGATGCCCTGGCCGACAGCCCCGACGACCCGGTGGACGTGGTGCTGAACCGCCTTGCCGGCCACTCCCCGGTGGCCGAGAGCGGGCTGGCGGAGGTACGCGGAGACGTGGACCGGGCGTTCGGCGCGCCGAGCCTCGGCGAGATCGAGAAGCGCCTGCGCCGCCTCGACACCCCTTGGGCGGCGTCCGCGCTGGCAGCCCTGGAGGCCGCCTCGCCGCAGAGCCTGGAGATCACCCACGCCCTGCTCGCCCGAGGCAGGCAGCACACGTTGCGCGAGTGCCTCGGCACCGAACTCGCCCTCACGCGCACGACCGTCCGTACGCCGGACTTCCTGGAGGGCGTCCGGGCGGCCCTGGTCGACAAGGACCGAACTCCCAACTGGCAACGGGCGTCGCTCGGCGGACGGACGCCGCCGGTCTGA
- a CDS encoding NADP-dependent oxidoreductase, with protein sequence MKAFIVEKYGKDGARAAEVPEPTVGDRDVLVRVSAASINPLDKMVRNGEFKQLLKYKRPFVLGHDVAGVVTRVGSAVHGLEVGDEVYARPRDLRVGGFAEYIAIDVDDVAPKPASLTLQEAAAVPLVALAAWQILVDRAHVQPGQKVLIHAGAGGLGSTVIQLAKHLGATVATTTDTKTEKLVRSLGADVVVDYTKEDFSKVLSGYDLVLDSLGGANLEKSLTVLKPGGLAISVVGPPDAGFAKQLGAPSFMGLVMNTLSRKIRKQAKALGVRYQFFFMQANGSQLRKLGALYDSGKLRPVIDSTFPFDQTLEAMAHVEQGRTKAGKVVVSMVPDND encoded by the coding sequence ATGAAGGCATTCATCGTCGAGAAGTACGGCAAGGACGGCGCGCGCGCCGCAGAGGTACCCGAGCCCACCGTCGGGGACCGTGACGTCCTGGTCAGAGTGAGCGCCGCCAGCATCAACCCGCTGGACAAAATGGTCCGCAACGGGGAGTTCAAGCAGCTCCTGAAGTACAAGCGTCCGTTCGTGCTCGGCCACGACGTGGCCGGCGTCGTGACCCGGGTCGGCTCCGCCGTACACGGCCTCGAAGTCGGCGACGAGGTCTACGCCCGTCCGCGCGACCTGCGGGTGGGAGGCTTCGCGGAGTACATCGCGATCGACGTGGACGACGTCGCACCCAAGCCCGCCTCACTCACCCTCCAGGAGGCAGCTGCGGTGCCGCTGGTGGCCCTGGCCGCCTGGCAGATCCTTGTCGACCGTGCCCATGTGCAGCCGGGCCAGAAGGTGCTCATCCACGCCGGTGCCGGTGGCCTCGGCTCGACGGTCATCCAGCTCGCCAAACACCTCGGCGCCACAGTGGCGACGACCACGGACACCAAGACCGAGAAGCTGGTCAGGAGCCTCGGCGCCGACGTCGTAGTCGACTACACCAAGGAGGACTTCTCAAAGGTGCTGTCCGGCTACGACCTGGTGCTGGACTCCCTGGGCGGGGCGAACCTCGAGAAGTCCCTGACAGTGCTGAAGCCCGGCGGCCTGGCCATCAGTGTCGTCGGCCCGCCCGACGCCGGGTTCGCCAAGCAGCTCGGCGCCCCCTCGTTCATGGGCCTGGTCATGAACACCCTCAGCCGCAAGATCCGTAAGCAGGCCAAGGCGCTGGGCGTGCGCTACCAGTTCTTCTTCATGCAGGCCAACGGCTCCCAGCTGCGCAAACTCGGTGCCCTCTACGACAGCGGGAAACTCCGCCCGGTCATCGACAGCACCTTCCCGTTCGACCAGACACTCGAGGCGATGGCGCACGTCGAGCAGGGCCGCACCAAGGCCGGCAAGGTCGTGGTCTCCATGGTGCCCGACAACGACTGA
- a CDS encoding winged helix-turn-helix transcriptional regulator has translation MDARTEALQDIGMDPRLDRDMSNCSIARTLEVVGEKWTILILREVWYGSSRFNDFERVLGCPRNLLAARLRMLVEEGILATETYKEPGSRSRPKYVITPKGVDLVPAVMGLLRWGDRYRADPEGPAVLTRHRGCGAHVDAEIRCEQGHAVRAEDIESVPGPAFRMRSAE, from the coding sequence ATGGATGCGAGGACCGAAGCTCTTCAGGACATCGGCATGGACCCCCGTCTCGACCGGGACATGTCGAACTGCTCGATCGCCCGGACCCTTGAGGTCGTGGGCGAGAAGTGGACGATCCTGATCCTGCGCGAGGTCTGGTACGGCTCATCCCGCTTCAACGACTTCGAACGCGTCCTCGGCTGTCCTCGCAACCTTCTCGCGGCACGGCTTCGGATGCTCGTCGAGGAAGGGATCCTGGCCACCGAGACCTACAAGGAACCGGGCTCGCGGAGCCGGCCGAAGTACGTGATCACGCCCAAGGGCGTGGATCTGGTCCCGGCTGTGATGGGGCTTTTGCGGTGGGGTGACCGCTACCGCGCCGATCCGGAAGGCCCGGCCGTACTGACCCGGCACCGCGGTTGCGGCGCGCACGTCGACGCGGAGATCCGCTGCGAACAGGGGCACGCCGTGCGCGCGGAGGACATAGAGAGCGTCCCTGGCCCCGCCTTTCGTATGAGGTCCGCCGAGTGA
- a CDS encoding alpha/beta fold hydrolase codes for MDEDVALDDIDAAEGRRLTMPVLALWGSAGLPARLPTLEIWQAYANDVTVAEIPECGHFIPDEQPEALLAHLRPFLAGKANQVSTPR; via the coding sequence ATGGACGAGGACGTGGCTCTCGATGACATCGACGCCGCCGAGGGTCGCCGTCTCACCATGCCGGTGCTGGCGCTGTGGGGTTCCGCAGGGCTGCCTGCCCGCCTGCCCACGCTGGAGATCTGGCAGGCCTACGCGAACGACGTCACCGTTGCCGAGATCCCGGAGTGCGGTCACTTCATCCCGGATGAGCAGCCAGAGGCGCTACTGGCGCATCTGCGGCCGTTCCTGGCAGGCAAAGCCAACCAGGTGAGCACCCCACGGTGA